One Balneola sp. DNA window includes the following coding sequences:
- a CDS encoding mechanosensitive ion channel protein MscS, with protein MQELTDEILGFINNSPNLTIQIVETLVIILVLWIIRIIGIRILQHNVDDKKSVYKWRKNITYFTFFIGFLILGQVWFEALGSLGTFLGLLSAGIAIALKDPVTDIAAWLFLIWRKPFDIGDRIQIGPSKGDVIDIRVFKFTILEIGNWVDADQSTGRVIHIPNHKVFTEDLANYTSDFEFIWNELGVLVTFESDWKKAKEILKEVVEENMHEFVEQAREEVKKAEKSYLIQYRYLTPIVYTDVKASGINLSIRYLSDPRKRRGISQALWESILDRFDEHDDIDFAYPTIRYYDNPKEGKPGTTPN; from the coding sequence ATGCAAGAGTTAACAGATGAAATTCTCGGTTTTATTAACAACTCTCCCAATCTAACTATACAGATTGTCGAAACACTGGTTATTATTCTGGTGCTTTGGATTATCCGGATTATTGGCATCAGGATTCTTCAGCATAATGTTGATGATAAAAAGAGTGTTTATAAGTGGCGTAAGAATATTACCTACTTCACCTTTTTTATTGGCTTTTTGATTCTCGGTCAGGTTTGGTTTGAGGCTCTTGGCTCTCTCGGTACTTTTTTAGGATTGCTTTCTGCCGGTATCGCTATTGCCCTGAAAGATCCGGTTACCGACATCGCCGCCTGGCTATTCCTGATTTGGCGAAAACCCTTTGATATTGGAGATCGCATACAGATAGGCCCGTCTAAAGGAGATGTAATTGATATACGGGTCTTTAAGTTTACTATTCTTGAGATAGGCAATTGGGTAGATGCAGACCAAAGTACCGGCAGGGTAATTCACATTCCTAACCATAAGGTATTTACGGAAGACCTCGCCAACTATACCAGTGACTTTGAGTTTATTTGGAATGAACTTGGCGTGCTGGTCACTTTCGAAAGTGATTGGAAAAAAGCCAAAGAAATCCTGAAAGAAGTGGTTGAAGAGAATATGCATGAATTTGTTGAGCAGGCTCGGGAAGAAGTCAAAAAAGCCGAGAAGTCGTACCTCATTCAATATCGCTATCTCACCCCTATTGTTTACACTGACGTGAAGGCCAGCGGAATCAATTTATCTATTCGCTATCTCTCCGACCCCCGAAAGCGCAGAGGCATCTCACAAGCCCTCTGGGAATCCATACTCGATCGCTTTGACGAACATGATGACATCGATTTCGCCTATCCAACCATCCGCTACTACGATAACCCTAAAGAAGGCAAGCCCGGAACTACTCCCAACTGA
- the secG gene encoding preprotein translocase subunit SecG, with amino-acid sequence MLYNIIVGIIAIICFLLIVVVLLQPGQGGGISGMGGGGALGGGGGGGLGARRTADLLSKSTSILAAIFLALCVLANFAIDRGQVNESILQGGGPGVNAPIESPSQTAPAIPQQQGNTQDATEGDSEN; translated from the coding sequence ATGCTTTATAATATTATTGTAGGAATTATAGCAATCATTTGCTTCCTGTTAATTGTAGTTGTTTTACTGCAACCTGGACAGGGAGGAGGAATCTCTGGAATGGGCGGTGGTGGCGCTCTTGGTGGAGGTGGCGGCGGAGGCCTTGGTGCTCGCCGAACAGCAGATTTGCTATCGAAATCAACAAGTATACTTGCAGCTATTTTTCTGGCCCTTTGCGTATTGGCTAACTTCGCCATTGACCGGGGTCAGGTAAATGAGAGTATTTTACAAGGCGGTGGTCCGGGAGTAAATGCTCCTATTGAATCACCTTCTCAAACGGCACCGGCTATTCCGCAGCAACAGGGGAATACTCAGGATGCTACTGAAGGAGACAGCGAAAACTAA